ACCCGCCGTCCTTCCAGTTGTTCGGTACCGGGTCGGTGGTCGGCTTCTGGATCAACGCAGCGAGCCCCTGCTCTTGCGACGGGTAACGGCCGTTGTCGAGGCGATACAGGTTCAGCGATTGCATCATCGTGCCGATGTCCTGCTTCGCGGCGATGCGGCGCGCCTCGTCGGGGCGGCTCATGATCTTCGGCACGATCAGCGCCGCGAGAATGCCGAGGATCGCGACGACCACCATGATCTCGATCAGCGTG
The sequence above is drawn from the Burkholderia stabilis genome and encodes:
- the gspG gene encoding type II secretion system major pseudopilin GspG; this encodes MQRGFTLIEIMVVVAILGILAALIVPKIMSRPDEARRIAAKQDIGTMMQSLNLYRLDNGRYPSQEQGLAALIQKPTTDPVPNNWKDGGYLERLPKDPWGNAYQYLNPGAHGAIDVFSYGADGKPGGEGNDADIGSWQ